The following coding sequences are from one Pseudonocardia sp. HH130630-07 window:
- a CDS encoding AfsR/SARP family transcriptional regulator, with product MPSSTRRSSRNGRPRRPSEEGNSGARRAHWASVRTAVRGTDQASRTPLRLSGRHALAATLTPAHTPTRTPATSTDHSTQHDTGTGTGTGTEATAPPDREPERDDPHTPLYLSVLGPVELTYRPPDATQASSGRQTGPLVISRIPRLARELLACLAAHPKGATRDYLVATLCPDSQSLTPETTLHSALSRLRKTLIDTTGDERTAEIIGTGDRWTLDPSTVTADLWALQATADPCTDHAPERRRIQLRKVVGSYRDLYAADLPGLWAHSLRETTRRKFLEIINELVALDVERGDDRAAVQLLDRARTMEPRNEAIARTLITLHLRAGHLDHAEAVYDLLRVELEAIDAEPDPRTRELLTAALQP from the coding sequence ATCCCCTCGAGCACCCGGCGGTCATCGCGGAACGGGCGCCCGCGACGACCCTCGGAGGAGGGCAACAGCGGCGCCAGACGGGCCCACTGGGCATCAGTCAGGACAGCGGTACGCGGCACCGATCAAGCATCGCGCACCCCGCTCCGCCTATCTGGGAGACACGCCCTAGCCGCGACCCTCACCCCGGCCCACACCCCCACCAGGACACCCGCAACCAGCACCGACCACAGCACACAGCACGACACCGGCACCGGCACCGGCACCGGCACCGAGGCGACCGCACCGCCGGACCGCGAGCCCGAACGGGACGATCCGCACACGCCGCTCTACCTATCGGTACTCGGACCGGTCGAGCTGACCTACCGTCCCCCCGACGCCACCCAAGCCTCGTCCGGCCGCCAGACGGGGCCGCTGGTCATCTCCCGCATCCCGCGCCTGGCCCGCGAGCTGCTGGCCTGTCTGGCCGCACACCCCAAGGGCGCCACCCGCGACTACCTCGTGGCCACCTTGTGCCCCGACAGCCAGTCCCTGACTCCGGAGACGACGTTGCATTCGGCGTTGAGCCGTCTACGCAAGACGCTGATCGACACCACAGGCGACGAGCGCACCGCCGAGATCATCGGCACCGGTGACCGCTGGACGCTGGACCCGAGCACCGTCACCGCCGACCTCTGGGCCCTGCAGGCGACCGCGGACCCCTGCACCGACCACGCACCCGAGCGGCGTCGCATCCAGCTGCGAAAGGTCGTCGGCTCCTATCGTGATCTGTACGCCGCTGACCTACCCGGACTCTGGGCGCACAGCCTGCGCGAGACCACCCGGCGCAAGTTCTTGGAGATCATCAACGAACTGGTGGCGCTCGACGTCGAACGCGGAGACGACCGGGCCGCCGTTCAGCTCCTGGACCGGGCCCGCACGATGGAACCCCGCAACGAGGCCATCGCCCGCACACTGATCACCCTTCACCTTCGAGCCGGCCACCTCGACCACGCCGAAGCGGTCTACGACCTGCTCCGCGTCGAGCTGGAGGCGATCGACGCCGAACCCGACCCGCGGACCCGCGAACTGCTCACCGCCGCCCTCCAGCCCTGA
- a CDS encoding MarR family winged helix-turn-helix transcriptional regulator, which yields MTPGAEDSARPDLAAMLVPLGRELMALERPILDEHGLSMWAYSVLSRLDDEPLRTQAALAAAIHADKTRIIPVLDDLEHRGLLTRSPDPADRRARLLALTPEGRRLRDTVRTAVRGAEIRFLERVPAGDRTAFVRGLLALHEAGRTPG from the coding sequence ATGACGCCCGGCGCCGAGGACTCCGCACGCCCGGATCTCGCCGCGATGCTCGTCCCGCTCGGCCGGGAGCTGATGGCGCTCGAACGCCCGATCCTCGACGAGCACGGGCTCTCGATGTGGGCCTACTCCGTGCTGTCCCGGCTGGACGACGAGCCCCTGCGCACCCAGGCGGCCCTGGCCGCGGCGATCCACGCGGACAAGACCCGGATCATCCCGGTCCTCGACGACCTGGAGCACCGCGGGCTGCTGACCCGCAGTCCCGATCCCGCGGACCGCAGGGCGCGGCTGCTGGCGCTCACCCCCGAGGGCCGGCGGCTGCGTGACACCGTCCGGACCGCCGTCCGGGGTGCCGAGATCCGGTTCCTCGAGCGGGTCCCGGCCGGCGACCGGACCGCGTTCGTGCGGGGCCTGCTCGCCCTGCACGAGGCGGGCCGGACGCCGGGCTGA
- a CDS encoding HARBI1 family protein, whose product MLSRLLAEERLRRGTRRGRRALDCDRHAVLVLRWFLDATRVAQLAADNQLSLSSTYRYLHEGIDVLAAAAPGLPGALLAARTAGHTHVHLDGTVIHTDRSRTPGPTPGVDLWWSGKHHVHGGNVQVLTAPDGWPLWTSPVRPGREHDTTCARGHPGLLDAIEDWTDDTHVVLADLGYDGENTRLTCPFKTPTGSGLSEDKRTVNTLHSAVRAVAERGNSLLKTTFKALRRVSFCPWRIGAITAAALVLLHVEHDRTT is encoded by the coding sequence ATGTTGTCGCGACTGTTGGCCGAGGAACGCCTCCGGCGCGGGACCCGGCGCGGGCGCCGCGCGCTGGACTGTGACCGCCACGCGGTGCTGGTGCTGCGCTGGTTCCTCGACGCCACCCGGGTCGCCCAGCTCGCCGCCGACAACCAGCTGAGCCTGTCGAGTACCTACCGCTACCTGCACGAAGGCATCGACGTTCTGGCCGCCGCCGCGCCTGGACTGCCCGGCGCGCTGCTCGCGGCCCGCACCGCCGGGCACACCCACGTTCACCTCGACGGCACCGTGATCCACACTGACCGCTCCCGCACTCCCGGACCGACCCCGGGAGTGGATCTGTGGTGGTCGGGCAAGCACCACGTCCACGGCGGGAACGTTCAGGTCCTCACCGCGCCTGACGGGTGGCCGTTGTGGACATCCCCGGTGCGCCCGGGCCGCGAGCACGACACCACCTGCGCCCGCGGCCACCCCGGCCTGCTCGACGCGATCGAGGACTGGACCGACGACACCCACGTCGTGCTCGCCGACCTCGGCTACGACGGTGAGAACACCCGCCTGACCTGCCCGTTCAAGACCCCCACCGGCAGTGGGCTGTCGGAGGACAAGCGCACCGTCAACACGCTGCACTCCGCCGTCAGGGCTGTGGCCGAACGCGGGAACTCCCTGCTCAAGACCACCTTCAAGGCGCTGCGTCGGGTCAGCTTCTGCCCCTGGCGGATCGGCGCGATCACCGCCGCCGCGCTCGTTCTCCTCCACGTCGAGCACGACCGAACCACATGA
- a CDS encoding ABC transporter substrate-binding protein yields MDRRTVLGTLGALVGTAVVAGCGGSAPAPEDGPAPPLGSGGLRWWDQFEPLEDLQRSTFEAFTRADGTSVEYTTYNPNDLAQALQLAYGSNQLPDVFSPGSLGSPVALLRDQGWFSPLGADSEAAVRTRFPAGVLAEGVHAFGGELYTFPLFSPRQYDALLWYDRDTVARAGLDPDDPPASWEQTRAAARAVKDSGGEGLTLPLQFADRLSEFVLELAQTAGFPGCRAGELEGIDLRTGEYRYHDDAFVAAIDYLHSFKRDRLLFAASTGLDARSARVRWAAGGSAYLIDGCYNVGVLTRSFPEVLDRISVAPIPTPDGRPAVLTRPPLGGTFWVSGQSGRPGTAAALLERTLSPEYQRGLATAMDQPPVDTAATAGSDAHPLYKRCVEMFEQQVFVGPVVQARNPRISQVEARMRPVEPNLGAIVQGVLSDQIPDARRALAALSDGLAAERDAAIAEIGGGVGPADWAFPDWRRGEDYPA; encoded by the coding sequence GTGGACCGCCGGACGGTGCTCGGAACGCTCGGCGCCCTGGTGGGGACGGCGGTGGTCGCCGGGTGCGGTGGGTCCGCCCCGGCTCCGGAGGACGGGCCCGCGCCGCCGCTTGGCTCGGGCGGCCTGCGCTGGTGGGACCAGTTCGAGCCGCTGGAGGACCTCCAGCGCTCGACGTTCGAGGCGTTCACCCGCGCCGACGGCACGTCCGTCGAGTACACGACGTACAACCCGAACGACCTGGCCCAGGCGCTGCAGCTGGCCTACGGCAGCAACCAGCTGCCGGACGTCTTCTCCCCCGGCTCGCTCGGCTCCCCGGTCGCCCTGCTGCGCGACCAGGGCTGGTTCTCCCCGCTCGGCGCGGACTCCGAGGCGGCCGTGCGGACCCGGTTCCCGGCCGGCGTCCTGGCCGAGGGGGTGCACGCCTTCGGCGGCGAGCTGTACACGTTCCCGCTGTTCAGCCCCCGTCAGTACGACGCCCTGCTCTGGTACGACCGGGACACCGTCGCCCGGGCCGGACTCGATCCGGACGACCCGCCGGCGTCCTGGGAACAGACCAGGGCGGCGGCCCGCGCGGTGAAGGACTCCGGCGGCGAGGGACTGACCCTGCCGCTGCAGTTCGCCGACCGGCTCAGCGAGTTCGTCCTGGAGCTGGCCCAGACGGCGGGCTTCCCGGGCTGCCGGGCCGGCGAGCTGGAGGGGATCGACCTGCGCACCGGCGAGTACCGCTACCACGACGACGCGTTCGTCGCCGCCATCGACTACCTGCACTCCTTCAAGCGGGACCGGTTGCTCTTCGCGGCCAGCACCGGTCTCGACGCCCGGTCCGCGCGGGTGCGCTGGGCGGCCGGCGGCAGCGCCTACCTGATCGACGGCTGCTACAACGTCGGCGTCCTGACCAGGAGCTTCCCCGAGGTGCTGGACCGGATCTCGGTGGCCCCGATCCCGACCCCGGACGGCCGGCCCGCGGTGCTGACCCGGCCCCCGCTCGGCGGCACGTTCTGGGTCTCCGGTCAGTCCGGGCGACCGGGGACGGCCGCCGCGCTGCTGGAACGGACCCTGTCGCCGGAGTACCAGCGCGGGCTCGCCACGGCGATGGACCAGCCGCCCGTCGACACCGCCGCGACGGCCGGCTCCGACGCGCACCCGCTCTACAAGCGCTGCGTCGAGATGTTCGAGCAGCAGGTGTTCGTCGGGCCGGTGGTCCAGGCCCGCAACCCGCGGATCTCTCAGGTCGAGGCCAGGATGCGGCCGGTCGAGCCGAACCTCGGCGCGATCGTGCAGGGCGTGCTCAGCGACCAGATCCCGGACGCGCGCCGGGCGCTCGCCGCGCTCTCCGACGGGCTCGCCGCCGAACGGGACGCGGCCATCGCCGAGATCGGCGGGGGCGTCGGCCCGGCGGACTGGGCGTTCCCGGACTGGCGCCGTGGAGAGGACTACCCGGCATGA
- a CDS encoding ABC transporter ATP-binding protein, giving the protein MIRALLATLDPRTARLNRVQLVRIAVFAGCEGLAYGLTLPLIAALVRGELAGRWLLGVVLATVTTMLARQWQIRGGVDTALATIPALQSRLARHVASLPVGWFTPTRTGSLPQTLSWGAITAGRGVPYSLIAMVGGVVTPAVVLISAALVDWRPALVMLVAVPVLWLVHGRTSAALDRLEARTHAAGAEATARVVEFADTQATLRAAGREGLGAALLRDALDEQYAAARADVGREILARAGFGVAVNLVVAAVVAVIGWVLLRDPSATAVLVALLVLTIRFSEPIAGLGDAARGMRQGRTALRRITELLAEPALAEPAEPRTLPSGPLSVEFDQVRHQVLDLSLTVPAGSTVALIGASGAGKSTALSLVARFADPEAGSVRLGGIDLRELRAAELYGSLGVVLQEVVLLDGTIRENLLLGGGDPARLDEVAALTGVDEVVGRLGWDAPVGEGGQGLSGGERQRIALARTVLADPPVVLLDEATSALDPVNERMVGRTIAALSGRRTLLVVAHRLSTIAGADRIVVLDRGRIVEQGAHAELLAGGGLYARMWRNRTAAQGLRPVGALEEDHA; this is encoded by the coding sequence GTGATCCGCGCGCTGCTGGCGACGCTCGACCCGCGCACCGCCCGGCTCAACCGGGTCCAACTGGTGCGGATCGCGGTGTTCGCCGGATGCGAAGGGCTCGCCTACGGGCTGACGTTGCCGCTGATCGCGGCTCTGGTCCGCGGCGAGCTGGCGGGCCGGTGGTTGCTCGGGGTGGTGCTGGCGACCGTCACGACGATGCTCGCCCGGCAGTGGCAGATCCGCGGCGGTGTGGACACCGCGCTCGCCACCATCCCGGCCCTGCAGAGCAGGCTCGCCCGGCACGTGGCGTCCCTGCCCGTCGGCTGGTTCACCCCGACCCGCACCGGGAGCCTGCCGCAGACCCTGTCCTGGGGCGCGATCACCGCCGGGCGCGGTGTGCCGTACTCGCTGATCGCGATGGTCGGGGGCGTGGTCACACCGGCGGTCGTGCTGATCTCGGCGGCCCTGGTCGACTGGCGGCCGGCGCTGGTGATGCTCGTCGCGGTGCCGGTGCTGTGGCTCGTCCACGGCCGCACGAGTGCGGCGCTGGACCGGCTGGAGGCACGGACGCACGCTGCGGGCGCGGAGGCGACGGCACGGGTCGTCGAGTTCGCCGACACCCAGGCCACCCTGCGCGCGGCGGGCCGCGAGGGGCTCGGTGCGGCGCTGCTGCGCGACGCCCTGGACGAGCAGTATGCGGCGGCCCGGGCGGACGTCGGGCGCGAGATCCTCGCGCGGGCCGGTTTCGGGGTCGCCGTGAATCTGGTCGTCGCGGCCGTGGTGGCGGTGATCGGGTGGGTCCTGCTGCGCGATCCGTCCGCCACGGCGGTGCTCGTGGCGCTGCTGGTGCTGACCATCCGCTTCTCCGAGCCGATCGCGGGTCTCGGGGACGCCGCCCGTGGCATGCGCCAGGGCCGCACCGCGCTACGGCGGATCACGGAGCTCCTCGCCGAGCCGGCGCTCGCCGAGCCCGCGGAGCCACGCACCCTGCCGAGCGGTCCGCTGTCGGTGGAGTTCGACCAGGTCCGCCACCAGGTGCTCGACCTGTCGCTGACGGTGCCCGCCGGCTCGACGGTGGCCCTGATCGGAGCGTCGGGGGCAGGCAAGTCGACGGCGTTGTCGCTGGTCGCGCGGTTCGCGGACCCGGAGGCGGGCAGCGTGCGGCTCGGCGGGATCGACCTGCGCGAGCTGCGTGCGGCCGAGCTCTACGGCTCGCTCGGCGTGGTGCTGCAGGAGGTCGTGCTGCTCGACGGCACGATCCGGGAGAATCTGCTGCTCGGCGGCGGTGACCCGGCGCGGCTGGACGAGGTCGCCGCGCTCACCGGGGTCGACGAGGTCGTCGGGCGGCTCGGGTGGGACGCGCCGGTCGGCGAGGGGGGACAGGGGCTCTCCGGCGGGGAGCGCCAGCGGATCGCGCTCGCCCGGACGGTGCTCGCGGACCCGCCGGTCGTGCTGCTCGACGAGGCCACCTCGGCACTCGATCCCGTGAACGAGCGGATGGTCGGACGGACGATCGCGGCGCTGAGCGGGCGGCGGACGTTGCTCGTCGTCGCCCACCGGTTGTCGACGATCGCCGGTGCCGACCGCATCGTCGTGCTGGACCGTGGCCGGATCGTCGAGCAGGGGGCGCACGCGGAGCTGCTCGCCGGCGGCGGGCTGTACGCGCGCATGTGGAGGAATCGGACCGCTGCACAGGGTCTGCGGCCGGTCGGAGCTCTGGAGGAGGACCATGCGTAG
- a CDS encoding ABC transporter ATP-binding protein, which yields MLGRIVQQWRAARVVRTQGFDPAAFQQLTAGVGRHLRAAAWLQGVATAVLLGPYVGIWLIASEVLSGGQEVWPWVGLVAGFAVLGFLLRLGAYALSHTAEVTVAPDVRLRIADHLSRVPLGWFTAGASSRTALSAMRGDVEDLHAAIAHGRLDVVGAVVGPVLAVGWLLVLDWRLAVLLLVMPALSTLLMTRALSGATEVMRAVPAAIGALTTSVARMVRDVGTLRVVGRRADEPVLEAVDRLHAALSTAVRLQEVRGGRANALVTPVLTLALVLAAGAGLIALGSLRPVDLLPFLLLAVSVAGVTRIPETMLALRTGYAAATRLQALLAVPALPAPTTPTAVDGARLEFRDVTFGHDPDRPVLHGIDLVCEPGTVTALVGPSGAGKSTVAALAGRFWDATSGAVLVGGVDVREAADLYCTVGFVLQDSAVPRTSLRDAIRLGRPSATDAEVEAAARAGRIHDRILETPRGYDTVVGEEVRLSGGERQRIAIARLLLTDPQVLVLDEATAHLDPESEAQILAALAELAAGRTVLMVAHRLATIVGAQQICVLDGGRIVQRGTHDELLRESGTYRDLWEAHEGVAA from the coding sequence GTGCTCGGACGGATCGTGCAGCAATGGCGTGCTGCTCGAGTGGTGCGGACCCAGGGTTTCGACCCGGCCGCGTTCCAACAGCTCACCGCGGGGGTGGGTCGTCATCTGCGGGCCGCAGCCTGGCTGCAGGGGGTGGCGACGGCGGTACTGTTGGGGCCCTACGTTGGCATCTGGCTGATCGCGAGCGAGGTGCTTTCAGGGGGGCAGGAGGTCTGGCCGTGGGTGGGGCTCGTCGCGGGGTTCGCGGTGCTGGGGTTCCTGCTGCGGTTGGGCGCGTATGCGTTGTCCCACACCGCGGAGGTCACCGTGGCACCGGATGTGCGACTGCGCATCGCCGACCACCTCAGCCGGGTTCCGCTCGGGTGGTTCACCGCCGGGGCGAGTAGTCGCACGGCGCTCTCCGCGATGCGGGGCGATGTGGAGGACCTCCACGCGGCGATCGCCCACGGTAGGTTGGACGTGGTGGGAGCGGTCGTCGGGCCGGTCCTCGCGGTGGGGTGGCTGCTGGTCCTGGATTGGCGGCTGGCCGTGTTGCTGCTGGTGATGCCCGCGCTCTCGACCCTGCTGATGACGCGGGCGCTGTCCGGGGCGACCGAGGTCATGCGTGCGGTGCCCGCAGCGATCGGTGCCCTGACCACTTCGGTGGCGCGGATGGTCCGCGACGTCGGGACGCTGCGGGTCGTCGGCAGGCGCGCCGACGAGCCCGTCCTAGAGGCAGTGGATCGCCTGCACGCGGCGCTGAGCACCGCGGTGCGGTTGCAGGAAGTCCGCGGGGGGCGGGCGAACGCGCTGGTGACACCGGTGCTTACGCTCGCTCTCGTACTCGCCGCGGGTGCCGGGCTGATCGCGCTTGGCTCGTTGAGGCCGGTGGACCTCCTGCCCTTCCTGCTGCTCGCGGTGTCGGTCGCCGGGGTGACGCGGATCCCGGAGACCATGCTGGCGCTGCGCACCGGGTACGCCGCCGCGACCCGCCTGCAGGCACTGCTCGCCGTCCCAGCGCTGCCGGCGCCGACGACGCCCACCGCGGTCGACGGTGCCCGGCTCGAGTTCCGGGACGTGACTTTCGGCCACGACCCGGACCGGCCGGTGCTGCACGGCATCGACCTGGTCTGCGAGCCCGGCACGGTGACCGCGCTGGTCGGGCCGTCCGGCGCGGGGAAGTCGACGGTCGCCGCGCTGGCGGGTCGGTTCTGGGACGCCACCTCCGGTGCGGTTCTCGTCGGTGGGGTCGACGTCCGTGAGGCGGCCGATCTCTACTGCACCGTGGGCTTCGTGCTCCAGGACTCCGCCGTGCCCCGCACCTCACTGCGGGACGCCATCCGGCTGGGGCGCCCCTCAGCGACGGACGCCGAGGTGGAGGCGGCCGCCCGCGCGGGGCGGATCCACGACCGCATCCTCGAGACGCCGCGGGGCTACGACACCGTCGTCGGCGAGGAGGTGCGGCTCTCCGGTGGCGAGCGGCAACGGATCGCGATCGCCCGGCTGCTGCTCACCGATCCGCAGGTGCTCGTCCTGGACGAGGCGACCGCGCACCTAGACCCGGAGTCTGAGGCGCAGATCCTCGCCGCGCTGGCGGAGCTCGCCGCGGGTCGCACGGTGCTGATGGTCGCCCACCGACTGGCGACGATCGTCGGCGCACAGCAGATCTGTGTGCTCGACGGCGGTCGAATCGTGCAGCGCGGCACCCACGACGAGCTGCTGCGGGAGAGCGGGACCTACCGGGACCTCTGGGAGGCGCACGAGGGGGTGGCGGCGTGA
- a CDS encoding ABC transporter substrate-binding protein encodes MRRGRLVAAFAVAAAVLAGCGGAAGGGGSAPTEVGGAFPRTITHGQGTAVIPAAPQRVVVLGMADTQIAAALGTTIVGATTNPSSADGAWPGVSPQIPAEIRTLDSITPNLEALASLRPDLILMTSAQSGFYAAYPRISAIAPTISYQKGMLLDSGADVTRIIGKALGKDAEADALVTRSVEQLTQYKAEHPAVEGTTYTFGQYAAGTTYLVIAQDGPTAQLFDAIGVRQPAGIASLPIWQAGMAQVAPENLGVLDEADVAFIGATDGGAAFAAQPLVADLDLTRAGRLNFLTADEASLLLQPNPATTGAVLELVAPKLEKART; translated from the coding sequence ATGCGTAGGGGACGGCTGGTCGCGGCGTTCGCCGTGGCCGCAGCAGTGCTGGCCGGGTGCGGTGGAGCGGCAGGGGGAGGAGGAAGTGCTCCCACCGAGGTGGGCGGTGCCTTTCCGCGCACGATAACCCACGGCCAGGGCACGGCGGTGATCCCGGCCGCGCCGCAGCGGGTCGTCGTGCTGGGGATGGCCGACACCCAGATCGCCGCGGCCCTGGGCACGACGATCGTGGGCGCGACCACGAACCCGTCGAGTGCGGACGGGGCCTGGCCCGGGGTGTCCCCGCAGATCCCGGCCGAGATCCGCACCCTGGACTCGATCACGCCGAATCTCGAGGCGCTCGCGTCGCTGCGCCCGGACCTGATCCTCATGACCAGTGCCCAGTCGGGGTTCTACGCCGCCTACCCGCGGATCTCCGCGATAGCGCCGACCATCTCCTACCAGAAGGGGATGCTGCTGGACTCCGGCGCGGACGTCACCCGCATCATCGGGAAGGCGCTGGGCAAGGACGCCGAGGCGGACGCGCTCGTCACCCGCTCGGTCGAGCAGCTGACGCAGTACAAGGCCGAGCATCCCGCTGTGGAGGGCACGACATACACGTTCGGCCAGTACGCGGCGGGCACCACCTACCTGGTCATCGCGCAGGACGGGCCGACCGCGCAGCTGTTCGACGCGATCGGGGTGCGGCAGCCCGCCGGGATCGCCTCGTTGCCGATCTGGCAGGCGGGGATGGCGCAGGTGGCGCCCGAGAACCTCGGTGTGCTCGACGAGGCCGACGTGGCGTTCATCGGAGCAACCGACGGTGGGGCGGCCTTCGCCGCGCAACCGCTGGTCGCCGACCTGGACCTCACCCGGGCCGGTCGCCTGAACTTTCTGACCGCGGACGAGGCCAGCTTGCTGCTGCAGCCGAACCCGGCCACCACCGGGGCGGTCCTGGAACTCGTCGCACCGAAGCTGGAGAAGGCCCGGACCTGA
- a CDS encoding carbohydrate ABC transporter permease, with protein MTVTSARRAPAPGRPRAVPYGWIYLFLLPTLLLYGVYTVWPVLASWWYSFLEWPGFGADKTFVGLANYAAVLDDPLFWNSFGITMLFMVVTVPLRVGLGLLLALAVSHPRLPWQGLFRSAFFVPAITTTAIIGVVMQFVLDPSSGPVTVVLEAFGITDVDLLGSAGNAIWTVVGVHTWKWVGITMIYWLAALQTVPRETIEAAQVDGATGWTMCWRIRLPLLLPFLVIITLLTVEQNLQIFDLMLTMTGGGPYFSTEVIELYVYRWAFTATVPELGFASAAAVLFGVFLIGVGVVQLLGARAARRLTGATS; from the coding sequence ATGACGGTCACCTCCGCCCGGCGCGCGCCCGCGCCGGGCCGCCCCCGCGCCGTCCCGTACGGCTGGATCTACCTGTTCCTGCTGCCGACCCTGCTGCTCTACGGCGTCTACACGGTGTGGCCGGTGCTGGCCAGCTGGTGGTACTCGTTCCTGGAGTGGCCGGGCTTCGGGGCGGACAAGACGTTCGTCGGGCTGGCGAACTACGCCGCCGTCCTCGACGACCCGCTGTTCTGGAACTCGTTCGGCATCACGATGCTGTTCATGGTCGTGACGGTCCCGCTGCGGGTCGGGCTCGGGCTGCTGCTCGCGCTGGCGGTGAGCCATCCCCGGCTCCCCTGGCAGGGACTGTTCCGCTCGGCGTTCTTCGTCCCGGCCATCACCACCACCGCCATCATCGGCGTCGTCATGCAGTTCGTGCTCGATCCGTCGAGCGGTCCGGTGACGGTGGTGCTGGAGGCGTTCGGGATCACCGACGTCGACCTGCTCGGCTCGGCGGGCAACGCGATCTGGACCGTGGTCGGCGTCCACACCTGGAAGTGGGTCGGGATCACGATGATCTACTGGCTCGCCGCGCTGCAGACCGTCCCGCGGGAGACGATCGAGGCCGCCCAGGTCGACGGCGCGACCGGCTGGACGATGTGCTGGCGGATCCGGCTCCCGCTGCTGCTCCCGTTCCTGGTGATCATCACGCTGCTGACGGTCGAGCAGAACCTGCAGATCTTCGACCTCATGCTGACGATGACCGGCGGCGGCCCGTACTTCTCGACCGAGGTGATCGAGCTCTACGTCTACCGCTGGGCGTTCACCGCCACCGTCCCCGAGCTCGGCTTCGCCTCCGCGGCGGCCGTGCTGTTCGGGGTGTTCCTGATCGGGGTCGGCGTGGTGCAGCTGCTCGGCGCCCGGGCCGCCCGACGACTGACGGGAGCGACCTCATGA
- a CDS encoding putative RNA methyltransferase codes for MDLHSAPAPHRPALDGLTALLACPHCAATPLARDGRSLRCPIGHSFDIARHGYVSLLRGDRRHRHLGDDPAMVAARDRFLSAGHYRPLVSTVTAFAVEHAGPAEPVVLDLAAGTGHHLAAVVDAVPGARGLAVDLSGAALRRAARVHPRVAAVAADVWRELPVAPGSAQVVLTVFGPRNAAEIERVLDRRGVLVVAGAAPDHLHELRDLLGTLGVDPHAPARRRAAFAAFEPVARQPVTWRMALHPEDVRSLVAMGPSARHLDPAELDRAVAALPATVGVTAAIEVLAMRPRSGG; via the coding sequence ATGGATCTGCACTCCGCACCCGCTCCGCACCGGCCGGCACTCGACGGCCTGACCGCCCTGCTGGCGTGCCCGCACTGCGCCGCGACCCCGCTCGCCCGGGACGGCCGCAGCCTGCGCTGCCCGATCGGCCACAGCTTCGACATCGCCCGGCACGGCTACGTCTCGTTGCTGCGCGGCGACCGCCGGCACCGGCACCTCGGTGACGACCCCGCGATGGTCGCCGCCCGGGACCGGTTCCTCTCCGCCGGTCACTACCGGCCACTGGTGTCGACGGTGACCGCCTTCGCCGTCGAGCACGCGGGGCCGGCGGAGCCCGTGGTCCTGGACCTGGCCGCGGGTACCGGGCACCATCTCGCCGCGGTGGTCGACGCCGTGCCGGGTGCGCGCGGCCTCGCGGTCGACCTCTCCGGTGCCGCCCTGCGCCGGGCGGCCCGGGTGCACCCGCGGGTGGCCGCCGTCGCGGCCGACGTCTGGCGGGAGCTGCCCGTCGCGCCGGGCTCGGCGCAGGTCGTGCTCACCGTGTTCGGTCCGCGCAACGCCGCGGAGATCGAGCGTGTCCTCGACCGGCGCGGTGTGCTGGTCGTGGCGGGCGCGGCCCCGGACCACCTGCACGAGCTGCGGGACCTGCTCGGGACCCTCGGTGTCGACCCGCACGCACCGGCACGGCGGCGGGCGGCCTTCGCGGCCTTCGAGCCGGTCGCCCGTCAGCCGGTGACCTGGCGGATGGCCCTGCACCCCGAGGACGTCCGGTCGCTGGTGGCGATGGGGCCGAGCGCCCGGCACCTCGATCCGGCGGAGCTGGACCGGGCCGTCGCGGCGCTGCCCGCGACGGTCGGGGTGACCGCCGCGATCGAGGTGCTGGCGATGCGGCCCCGCTCCGGGGGCTGA